A window of Helicobacter pylori genomic DNA:
TTGTGAGACTCTATGGGCATTATTGGGGAGGCCATAAAACCAATTTGTGTGCATTGCCTGTATATACTGAAGAGATCGAAGAGGTTAAGAATACTGAAACACCTATTGAAGAAACGCCCATTGAAAATAATGAAGTTACCCCCCCCCCCCCCCAATTCCACACAAGACACACAACAAGACCCTATTATTGAAACACAACAAGAATCATCTGATCCTTGCATAGCACCCCCAAAAATCTCTTTTAATAAAAGGGTTTTTAGAAAAATTAAAAGAAAACTCAACCGCTTCATTGGAAATATTTTAGCCCGGACAGAAGTGTATAGGGGTATCGTAGCAAGATACGACGAACTCATAGGAAAATACGACGAACTCATAGGAAAATACGACGAACTCATAGGAAAATACGACGAACTCATAGGAAAATACGACGAACTCATAGGAAAATACGACGAACTCACCGAAAAATACGAATCCCTATTGGCAAAAGAAACAAACATTAAAGAGACCTTTTGGGAATCTCGCGCTGATAGTGAAAAAGAAGCGCTATTTTTAGAGCATTTCTACCTCACCAGCGTGTATGTGGCCACTACGGCAGGCTACTATCTCACGCCTAAAGGTGCTAAAACTTTTATAGAAGCCACGGAGCGTTTTAAAATCATAGAGCCGGTGGATATGTTTATGAACAACCCCACTTACCATGATGTGGCTAATTTTACCTATTTGCCTTGCCCTGTTTCTTTGAACAAGCATGCTTTCAATAGCACCATTCAAAATGCAAAAAAGCTTGACATTTCATTAAAACCCCCTAAAAAATCTTATTATGATAACCTTTTTTATCATAAGTTTAATGCTAGAAAGTGTTTAAAGGCCTTTCACAAATACAGCAAACAATACGCTCCTTTAAAAACCCCTAAAGAGGTTTAAAAAGAGTGGGCTTTATGCTAGAATAAGTCTTTTTACTAACTTATTTAAAGGAGATTGTAATGAATTTAGACAAACTAAAAACAAGCCATGACGCTAACGCTTTGTGCGTGGTGATTGAAATATCCAAGCATTC
This region includes:
- a CDS encoding glycosyltransferase family 25 protein, translating into MKLPPPPPNSTQDTQQDPIIETQQESSDPCIAPPKISFNKRVFRKIKRKLNRFIGNILARTEVYRGIVARYDELIGKYDELIGKYDELIGKYDELIGKYDELIGKYDELTEKYESLLAKETNIKETFWESRADSEKEALFLEHFYLTSVYVATTAGYYLTPKGAKTFIEATERFKIIEPVDMFMNNPTYHDVANFTYLPCPVSLNKHAFNSTIQNAKKLDISLKPPKKSYYDNLFYHKFNARKCLKAFHKYSKQYAPLKTPKEV